Proteins encoded in a region of the Candidatus Zixiibacteriota bacterium genome:
- a CDS encoding serine/threonine-protein kinase, whose translation MTLVKSQKLGPYEIIEQAGAGGMGEVYKAIDTRLERTVAVKVLPSTFALNQDVKSRFEREAKSISSLNHPCICTLYDVGQENGIDYLVMEFIEGETLTERIMRGPLPMKELLEIAVQIADALDKAHRQGLVHRDLKPGNIMLTKTGAKLLDFGLAKLQIDGSGPEVKSITQTTPLTGVGTLLGTMQYMAPEQLEGEEADARSDIFAFGAVMYEMATGSRAFSGGSQASLIASILKEEPRSVSEVQPMLPPILEQTISQCMEKDPDQRWQTAGDLKRSLQWIADGKMGTRTSSLIPQNRSTRETITMIGMIFFIIATSVAGYLYWQKTNEPKPVVKAHLLAPEDNEYGDFAGGSFALSPDGEKLAYSASDTVTNKTQIWVRPLNSLAALPLPGTENAFLPFWSPDSKYIAFFKNAKLKKILAAGGPTLTICNAPNGRSGSWNSEDVILFTPSHIGPIHRVSAAGGESTPVTTLDSSFGDKTHRWVRFLPDGNHFLFYARTGSGSGGEKDAICIGSLDSDRVDRIIHASSTLDYANGHIIYQRESSLMAHPFDAASLELTSDAFPLVEDVSYLQNWSRSIFTVSNNGTLVYRSGKLNIGSQLMLFDRNGEVLDTIGDQLVQFSQRLSPDERFIAISVDDQANSNEDIWTFDIERGIKTRFTFDSTMDAMPIWSPDGEQIVFRSDRSGKPGIFVKNVSGLGEIEKILEGDKEVWPYSWTPDGQSIIVMKDVTDKGTDIWAVPVDGEKEAFAAVSTNFDEWYPEISPDGRWLAYVSDETGKEEIYVTPFPGPGSKWQVSTNEGDRPIWRGDGKELYYLNNKEEIMVAEVDGSTASFRVGKVNKLFEINGSRPGTVYDVTKDGQRFLVNQNVQAVSKSKVVLVRNWDHSLDH comes from the coding sequence ATGACCTTAGTTAAGAGCCAGAAACTCGGCCCCTATGAAATCATCGAGCAAGCCGGCGCCGGTGGGATGGGTGAAGTTTATAAAGCGATCGATACCCGTCTTGAACGAACAGTGGCGGTTAAAGTGCTGCCGTCGACCTTTGCCCTGAATCAGGATGTCAAATCGCGCTTTGAGCGCGAAGCAAAATCCATATCGAGTCTCAACCATCCGTGTATCTGCACGCTCTACGATGTTGGCCAGGAGAACGGCATCGACTACCTGGTGATGGAGTTCATCGAAGGCGAGACGCTCACTGAGCGAATCATGAGAGGTCCCTTGCCGATGAAAGAGCTGCTGGAAATAGCTGTTCAGATCGCCGACGCCCTCGATAAAGCCCACCGCCAGGGACTTGTCCATCGGGATTTGAAACCGGGCAACATTATGCTGACCAAGACAGGCGCCAAACTGTTGGACTTCGGACTGGCTAAACTACAAATAGACGGTTCTGGTCCCGAGGTAAAGAGCATCACTCAAACCACCCCACTGACCGGCGTGGGAACACTCCTGGGGACCATGCAGTACATGGCGCCCGAACAACTCGAAGGTGAGGAAGCCGATGCCCGCTCGGATATTTTTGCCTTCGGTGCAGTTATGTATGAAATGGCTACCGGTAGTCGTGCCTTTTCCGGCGGCTCACAGGCGTCGTTGATTGCCTCTATCTTAAAAGAAGAGCCCCGTTCGGTGTCGGAAGTCCAGCCGATGCTGCCACCAATCTTGGAGCAGACAATCAGCCAGTGCATGGAGAAGGACCCCGACCAGCGCTGGCAAACCGCCGGAGATCTGAAACGCTCGCTCCAGTGGATAGCCGACGGCAAGATGGGTACGAGAACATCAAGCCTCATTCCGCAAAACAGATCGACTCGTGAGACGATCACCATGATCGGCATGATTTTCTTTATCATCGCAACATCGGTGGCCGGTTACCTGTACTGGCAGAAGACCAACGAACCTAAACCGGTCGTCAAGGCGCATCTGCTGGCGCCGGAGGACAACGAGTACGGCGATTTTGCCGGAGGGAGTTTCGCTTTGTCGCCGGACGGTGAGAAGCTCGCCTATAGTGCGTCGGACACGGTAACGAACAAGACTCAGATCTGGGTCAGGCCGCTCAACTCACTGGCCGCCCTGCCGCTGCCCGGTACCGAGAACGCCTTCCTGCCGTTTTGGTCACCGGACAGCAAGTACATCGCGTTCTTCAAGAATGCTAAGTTGAAAAAGATACTGGCTGCCGGCGGACCCACTTTGACTATTTGCAACGCACCTAACGGACGTAGCGGGAGCTGGAATTCAGAAGACGTCATCCTGTTTACGCCGAGCCACATCGGACCTATTCACCGGGTTTCGGCAGCAGGAGGTGAGTCCACACCGGTCACGACTTTGGACAGCAGTTTTGGTGACAAGACCCACCGCTGGGTGCGCTTCCTGCCGGATGGGAATCACTTTCTTTTCTACGCTCGCACCGGTTCCGGCTCCGGGGGTGAGAAGGATGCTATCTGCATCGGCTCGTTGGATTCAGACAGGGTTGATCGCATCATTCATGCCAGTTCAACTCTGGATTATGCCAATGGACATATAATCTACCAACGGGAGTCTTCTCTTATGGCTCATCCGTTCGATGCTGCTTCGCTTGAACTAACTTCAGATGCTTTTCCACTGGTGGAGGATGTGTCATACCTACAGAACTGGAGCCGGTCTATCTTTACCGTCTCGAACAACGGGACACTGGTGTATCGCTCCGGCAAACTGAACATCGGCTCGCAACTGATGCTCTTTGACAGAAACGGTGAAGTGCTGGATACCATAGGTGATCAGCTGGTTCAGTTCTCTCAGCGACTCTCCCCGGACGAACGGTTCATTGCCATTAGCGTCGACGACCAGGCGAACTCCAACGAGGATATCTGGACATTCGACATTGAGCGAGGGATCAAAACACGATTCACTTTCGACTCCACCATGGATGCGATGCCGATTTGGTCTCCTGACGGCGAACAAATTGTATTCCGCTCCGATAGATCAGGCAAGCCAGGCATATTTGTTAAGAATGTCTCCGGACTCGGCGAGATTGAGAAGATTCTGGAGGGTGATAAGGAAGTGTGGCCTTATAGCTGGACGCCGGATGGTCAGAGTATCATCGTAATGAAGGATGTAACCGACAAGGGAACCGATATCTGGGCTGTTCCAGTTGACGGAGAAAAGGAAGCGTTCGCTGCCGTCAGTACTAACTTTGATGAGTGGTACCCTGAAATATCGCCCGACGGTCGATGGCTGGCGTATGTGTCGGATGAAACCGGTAAGGAAGAAATCTATGTGACACCTTTCCCCGGTCCGGGCAGCAAGTGGCAGGTATCTACCAATGAAGGGGATCGTCCGATTTGGCGTGGCGACGGCAAGGAACTGTACTACCTGAACAACAAAGAAGAAATTATGGTCGCAGAGGTCGACGGAAGTACGGCCTCGTTCAGGGTTGGGAAAGTCAACAAGCTGTTTGAGATCAATGGGTCCCGGCCCGGTACCGTTTACGACGTCACCAAAGACGGTCAACGATTCCTGGTGAATCAGAATGTGCAGGCCGTATCGAAATCAAAAGTCGTTCTGGTCCGCAACTGGGATCACAGCCTGGATCACTAA
- the groL gene encoding chaperonin GroEL (60 kDa chaperone family; promotes refolding of misfolded polypeptides especially under stressful conditions; forms two stacked rings of heptamers to form a barrel-shaped 14mer; ends can be capped by GroES; misfolded proteins enter the barrel where they are refolded when GroES binds), whose product MSKLIDFESDARAKLKIGVDKLANAVKVTLGPKGRNVVLDKKFGSPTVTKDGVTVAKEIELEDNVENIGAQMVKEVASKTSDIAGDGTTTATIMAQAIYREGLKNVAAGTNPMSIKRGIDKAVLSVSEAIKGMSKPVSGKVEISQVGSISANSDVQIGELISEAMEKVGKDGVITVEEAKTAETTMDVVEGMQFDRGYVSPYFVTDPDSMEAVLEEPLILIHDKKISNMKDLLPVLEKSAQSGRPLLIVAEDIEGEALATLVVNKLRGTIKIAAVKAPGFGDRRKAMLDDIATLTGGKVISEEVGFKLENAVLSDLGTAKKVTIDKDNTTIVEGAGEKDAIKGRIASIRKQIDDTTSDYDREKLQERLAKLAGGVAVINVGAATETEMKEKKARVEDALHATRAAVEEGIIPGGGVAFLRSISCLDKIKCTEDEMVGVNIVRKALEEPIRQISQNAGFEGSVVVNKVVLETDSYGFNAQTNVYEDLMKAGVIDPTKVTRTALENAASIAGLLLTTEAVVSDKPDDKKAMPEMPGGGGMGGMGGGMGGMY is encoded by the coding sequence ATGTCAAAACTAATCGATTTTGAATCCGATGCCCGCGCCAAACTGAAAATCGGCGTGGACAAACTGGCCAATGCGGTCAAGGTTACACTTGGCCCCAAGGGCCGCAATGTTGTGCTCGACAAGAAATTCGGTTCGCCGACCGTCACCAAAGACGGCGTCACGGTGGCCAAAGAGATCGAGCTTGAAGACAACGTAGAAAACATCGGCGCCCAGATGGTCAAGGAAGTTGCTTCCAAGACCTCCGATATCGCCGGTGACGGCACCACTACCGCAACGATCATGGCCCAGGCGATCTATCGCGAAGGTCTGAAAAACGTTGCCGCCGGCACCAACCCGATGTCGATCAAACGCGGTATCGACAAAGCCGTACTCTCTGTCTCCGAGGCGATCAAAGGGATGTCCAAGCCGGTTTCCGGTAAGGTCGAGATTTCACAGGTCGGTTCGATCTCCGCTAACAGCGATGTGCAGATCGGCGAACTGATCTCCGAAGCTATGGAAAAAGTCGGCAAAGACGGCGTCATCACGGTCGAGGAGGCCAAAACCGCCGAGACGACGATGGACGTCGTCGAAGGTATGCAGTTTGATCGCGGCTACGTGTCACCGTACTTCGTGACCGATCCCGATTCGATGGAAGCAGTCCTCGAAGAGCCGCTGATTCTGATCCACGACAAGAAGATCTCCAACATGAAGGACCTTCTGCCGGTGCTCGAAAAATCCGCCCAGTCTGGTCGTCCGTTGCTGATCGTTGCTGAAGATATCGAAGGCGAAGCGCTGGCGACATTGGTTGTCAACAAGCTGCGTGGCACGATCAAAATCGCGGCTGTCAAGGCTCCGGGGTTTGGTGACCGTCGTAAGGCTATGCTCGACGACATCGCTACTCTCACCGGTGGTAAGGTGATCTCCGAAGAAGTCGGCTTTAAGCTTGAGAACGCGGTGCTGTCCGATCTCGGTACGGCCAAGAAGGTCACGATCGACAAGGACAACACGACCATCGTCGAAGGCGCCGGCGAAAAAGATGCTATCAAGGGACGTATCGCTTCGATCCGCAAACAGATCGACGACACTACCTCCGACTACGATCGCGAGAAGCTGCAGGAACGTCTGGCCAAGCTGGCCGGCGGTGTGGCTGTGATCAATGTTGGCGCGGCGACCGAGACCGAAATGAAAGAAAAGAAAGCCCGCGTCGAAGACGCTCTGCACGCTACCCGTGCGGCCGTCGAAGAGGGTATCATCCCCGGTGGCGGCGTGGCGTTTCTGCGCAGTATCTCATGTCTTGACAAGATCAAGTGCACCGAAGACGAGATGGTCGGTGTGAACATTGTCCGCAAGGCTCTCGAAGAGCCGATCCGTCAGATTTCTCAGAACGCCGGTTTTGAGGGTTCCGTCGTGGTCAACAAAGTGGTCCTTGAGACAGACTCTTATGGATTCAACGCTCAGACCAACGTGTACGAAGACCTGATGAAGGCCGGTGTCATCGACCCGACCAAGGTCACGCGTACTGCTTTGGAAAACGCTGCTTCAATCGCCGGTTTGCTTCTGACCACAGAAGCGGTCGTCTCCGACAAGCCGGACGACAAGAAGGCTATGCCTGAGATGCCCGGTGGTGGTGGCATGGGCGGCATGGGCGGCGGCATGGGCGGAATGTACTAA
- a CDS encoding efflux RND transporter periplasmic adaptor subunit, with amino-acid sequence MSESNAHNADLSALKIDRSRKSGVPGRWKRWLHLLWLLVPVVVYFGYQYTLKEVTPAQKVKLTTIRYLAGSDAAAELVATGYVVAQIKAAVSSKGTGRLATLKVEEGDTVVAGQVIARLENEDMIANLSLYEAYLKQHQADSLAAGLNHKRQSRLHQTGGATDEILERATADYHRALANVEAGLAQVRAAEVAVENTIIRAPFDGTVLTKDADVGEMVAPMAASASSRGAVVTIADMSSLEVEADVSESNIQKVIVGQPCEIILDAYPSQKYTGFVKKIVPTADRSRATVMVKVAFVDKDDRVLPEMSARVNFMPPDDNDATLEPEPVLVVDNDAVVMRQGRGVLFRLDNEYARLTEVSLGRKLGSVTEVLSGPASGTSVILNPPGALVDGDKVSVSK; translated from the coding sequence ATGTCGGAATCGAATGCGCACAATGCAGATTTGTCCGCGCTAAAAATAGATCGCAGTCGGAAGTCCGGCGTCCCCGGGCGGTGGAAGCGATGGCTGCATCTTCTCTGGTTGTTGGTGCCGGTAGTTGTGTATTTTGGTTATCAGTACACACTCAAAGAAGTCACGCCCGCCCAGAAAGTGAAACTGACCACCATACGTTACCTGGCCGGTTCCGATGCCGCGGCCGAACTTGTCGCGACCGGCTACGTGGTTGCTCAGATCAAAGCTGCGGTGTCATCCAAAGGCACCGGCCGCTTGGCGACTCTGAAAGTCGAAGAGGGAGACACGGTCGTGGCCGGCCAGGTAATAGCCCGGCTCGAAAACGAAGACATGATTGCCAATTTGAGTCTCTATGAAGCTTACCTGAAACAGCATCAAGCCGATTCACTGGCTGCCGGGCTGAACCACAAGCGTCAGAGCAGACTACACCAGACCGGTGGCGCCACCGACGAAATCCTGGAACGTGCGACCGCCGATTACCACCGAGCGTTGGCCAATGTGGAAGCAGGTCTGGCACAGGTGAGAGCAGCTGAAGTGGCCGTGGAAAACACCATCATCAGAGCACCGTTCGATGGCACCGTGTTGACCAAGGATGCCGATGTGGGCGAGATGGTCGCACCAATGGCGGCTTCGGCATCATCGCGCGGCGCCGTGGTGACCATCGCGGATATGTCGTCGCTGGAAGTTGAGGCCGATGTCTCCGAGTCCAACATTCAAAAAGTAATCGTCGGCCAACCGTGCGAGATAATCCTCGACGCCTATCCCTCTCAGAAATACACAGGTTTTGTAAAGAAGATAGTACCCACGGCCGACCGCAGTCGCGCCACGGTCATGGTCAAAGTGGCCTTCGTCGACAAAGATGACCGCGTACTTCCGGAAATGTCGGCGCGTGTTAACTTCATGCCGCCGGATGACAACGATGCAACGCTTGAACCGGAACCGGTGTTGGTGGTTGATAACGACGCCGTGGTGATGCGCCAGGGACGAGGGGTACTGTTTCGGCTGGACAATGAATACGCCCGCCTTACCGAGGTGTCGCTTGGCCGTAAACTCGGCTCGGTGACGGAAGTCCTGAGTGGGCCGGCCTCGGGCACAAGCGTGATCCTCAACCCGCCCGGTGCGCTGGTGGATGGTGATAAAGTAAGTGTGAGCAAATAG
- a CDS encoding ABC transporter permease, with product MKALKLIGKNAFRRKLRTFLTILGLALAVMAFGLIRTFINAWYAGARAAAPDRLITRHAVSIIFQLPIAYREQLLKIEGVEDVTYATWFGGYYVDPSNFFANFAVDHSNYFDIYPEIVISADQLENFNKERNAAIVGQGLADRFGWRIGDKVPLIGTIYPGDWEFIIRGIYTGKEESTDETLFIFRFDCLDERMKTESPGRAGQTGWYGLKISDPGQAAAISNTVDERFNNSWAETRTETEKEFQMSFIQMSSAIILGLRIVSYLIIGIILMVLANTMAMTARERVSENAFMRTIGFQGYHLIGLILGESLFIAVLGGLVGMGLLVLVANGVSVALSQFFPGFQPDSLTFMFSFGTAVIVGLLAALFPISRALRIKIVDGLRVVD from the coding sequence GTGAAAGCGTTGAAGCTGATCGGTAAAAATGCGTTCCGGCGCAAACTGCGAACTTTCCTCACTATCCTGGGATTGGCTCTGGCTGTGATGGCCTTCGGATTGATTCGCACTTTCATTAACGCCTGGTATGCCGGAGCCCGAGCGGCGGCGCCGGACCGCCTGATCACCCGTCACGCGGTGTCGATTATCTTTCAGTTACCGATCGCCTACCGTGAGCAGCTTTTGAAGATCGAAGGAGTCGAGGATGTCACCTACGCCACCTGGTTCGGCGGGTACTATGTGGACCCCAGTAACTTCTTCGCCAATTTCGCCGTTGATCACTCCAACTATTTTGATATCTACCCGGAGATAGTTATTTCCGCTGATCAACTGGAGAACTTCAACAAAGAACGCAACGCGGCCATTGTGGGACAAGGGCTGGCTGATCGGTTCGGTTGGCGGATCGGCGACAAAGTACCCCTGATCGGAACGATCTACCCCGGCGATTGGGAGTTTATCATTCGCGGGATTTACACCGGCAAAGAAGAGTCAACCGATGAAACCTTGTTCATCTTCAGATTCGACTGCCTCGATGAACGGATGAAAACTGAGTCACCGGGGCGGGCTGGACAAACGGGCTGGTACGGACTGAAAATCTCCGATCCGGGTCAAGCAGCCGCTATCAGCAACACGGTAGACGAACGGTTCAACAACTCCTGGGCGGAGACTCGAACCGAAACCGAAAAAGAATTCCAGATGAGCTTCATCCAGATGTCGAGTGCTATCATCCTCGGCCTCAGAATTGTCTCTTACCTGATCATCGGAATCATCCTCATGGTACTGGCCAACACCATGGCCATGACGGCTCGCGAACGAGTATCCGAGAATGCGTTCATGCGAACGATCGGCTTCCAGGGATATCATCTGATCGGACTGATACTGGGCGAATCGTTGTTCATCGCTGTCCTGGGCGGACTGGTCGGTATGGGTCTGCTGGTGCTGGTGGCCAACGGAGTTAGTGTGGCCTTGAGCCAGTTTTTCCCGGGTTTTCAGCCTGATAGCCTGACCTTCATGTTCTCATTCGGGACGGCCGTCATCGTCGGCCTTTTGGCTGCCCTCTTTCCTATCAGCCGGGCCTTGAGAATCAAAATCGTCGATGGACTTAGAGTGGTCGATTAG
- a CDS encoding ABC transporter permease: MIPASYTLRNILKYRITSTLTILGIGLVVFVFCASMMLTHGLTETLVSSGTDGNVTVIRQASQTEVQSIIGREQARIVGTFPEIAQDDEGLPIITNEIYVLITLKKLDSGEEGNVVVRGVSDNSMTLRPMITLVEGRMCENEGSEIIVGRSLSERFEQCTIGGRIRFGARDWTVVGIFDAQESGNDSEIWCDVEQAADAFRRPVYSSLTFRIADSLQFEGMKTKIEDDRRLPLEILWEKEYYERQSKTFSTFIGITGNVISVIFSLGAIIGAMITMYAAVANRTKEIGTLRALGFKRMNILLSFLLESLIISLLGGTLGVFGAFFLRFVRVSTTNWDTFSEIAFNFEISNDIVIAAMIFSLAMGIVGGFLPAVRASRMKIVESFRAT; encoded by the coding sequence ATGATTCCGGCAAGTTACACCCTTAGAAACATCTTGAAGTATCGGATAACTTCGACTTTAACAATACTCGGTATCGGGCTGGTGGTTTTCGTTTTTTGCGCTTCGATGATGCTCACCCACGGACTCACCGAGACTCTGGTATCGTCGGGCACCGACGGCAACGTCACCGTCATTCGGCAAGCATCGCAAACCGAGGTGCAATCGATTATTGGCCGTGAACAGGCTCGCATCGTTGGTACCTTTCCAGAAATCGCTCAGGATGATGAGGGATTGCCGATAATCACCAACGAGATTTACGTGTTGATCACCCTGAAAAAGTTGGACAGCGGTGAAGAAGGCAACGTGGTTGTGCGCGGCGTGTCCGACAACTCCATGACACTAAGGCCGATGATCACATTGGTCGAAGGGCGCATGTGTGAAAACGAAGGGTCGGAGATCATAGTCGGGCGATCGCTCTCTGAGAGGTTCGAGCAGTGTACCATCGGCGGCCGGATCAGATTCGGCGCCCGCGACTGGACGGTGGTGGGTATCTTTGACGCCCAGGAGTCCGGCAATGATTCTGAAATCTGGTGCGATGTCGAACAAGCGGCTGATGCTTTTCGCCGCCCGGTTTATTCTTCGCTGACTTTCCGGATCGCCGACAGCTTGCAGTTTGAAGGAATGAAGACCAAGATCGAGGATGACCGTCGCTTGCCGCTTGAGATACTATGGGAGAAAGAGTACTATGAGCGTCAGTCGAAAACTTTCAGCACTTTCATTGGCATTACCGGAAACGTTATCAGCGTAATCTTCAGCCTTGGTGCGATTATCGGGGCCATGATCACTATGTATGCCGCCGTGGCCAATCGTACCAAAGAGATCGGCACACTCAGGGCGCTGGGTTTCAAACGGATGAACATTCTGCTTTCATTCTTGTTGGAGTCGCTGATCATCTCGCTGTTGGGTGGAACGCTCGGCGTTTTCGGCGCTTTCTTTTTGAGATTCGTCCGAGTTTCGACAACCAACTGGGATACCTTCTCGGAAATCGCCTTCAACTTCGAGATTTCAAACGACATCGTTATAGCAGCAATGATATTTTCGCTTGCCATGGGAATCGTCGGAGGCTTCTTGCCGGCCGTGAGAGCCTCACGCATGAAGATAGTAGAGTCCTTCCGCGCCACCTAA
- a CDS encoding GTP pyrophosphokinase has translation MLGDKDRFLSDHSIDEDNYVSSRLDWHDLETIYSDYRPRVSALRAVGDSVAKLCRDIDHVHATRSRAKDPARLIAKIIRRCYKAGNPYITPSNYLTTVSDLVGARILHKFKKEWTSIHGFVMKTWEHNENPTAKVQNGDPDYLIQLYEKNGCTIEEAEHGYRSVHYLVNQPMGKSNYQVEIQVRTLFEEAWAECDHAIRYPELADHDLLSEFMGKMALFAGLSDELSGLALEFKIIKALEYTASTDEEKLELLKAAELFQDQDETIKKLYEERLRNAYPQLKVDS, from the coding sequence ATGCTGGGTGACAAAGATAGGTTCTTGTCAGATCATTCCATTGATGAAGATAATTACGTGAGCAGCAGATTGGACTGGCATGACTTGGAGACTATTTACAGCGACTATAGGCCAAGAGTGTCGGCTCTCAGGGCCGTCGGTGACTCAGTAGCAAAGCTCTGCCGCGATATCGACCATGTGCATGCAACTAGAAGTCGGGCTAAGGACCCGGCTCGTCTTATTGCGAAGATCATTCGAAGATGTTACAAGGCAGGGAACCCTTACATCACGCCATCTAATTACCTAACCACCGTTAGTGATTTGGTTGGTGCCAGAATACTACATAAGTTCAAGAAGGAGTGGACTTCTATTCATGGTTTTGTAATGAAGACTTGGGAGCACAACGAAAACCCAACCGCAAAGGTCCAAAACGGTGATCCAGATTACTTGATTCAGCTATATGAGAAGAATGGATGCACTATTGAAGAGGCTGAACACGGGTATCGATCGGTTCACTATCTTGTTAATCAGCCGATGGGCAAGAGCAATTACCAGGTAGAGATTCAAGTGCGCACATTATTCGAAGAAGCCTGGGCAGAATGTGATCATGCGATTAGGTATCCTGAACTCGCGGACCACGATCTTCTGTCAGAGTTTATGGGCAAAATGGCCCTATTTGCCGGTTTGTCCGACGAGCTGAGTGGATTAGCACTAGAATTCAAGATAATTAAGGCACTCGAGTATACGGCTTCCACAGATGAAGAAAAGCTTGAGCTACTTAAGGCGGCGGAGCTCTTTCAAGATCAAGATGAGACTATCAAGAAGCTCTATGAAGAAAGATTAAGAAACGCATATCCCCAACTCAAGGTTGATTCATGA
- a CDS encoding ABC transporter ATP-binding protein produces the protein MSDSVVEVKKVSKSYFRDDMEIPVLHEIDLSVETGWFLALMGPSGSGKTTLLNLIAGIDQPTAGTLKVAGEDIGILNDGKLAKWRSQHIGFVFQFYNLMPVLTAFENVELPLLLTSLSKKERRHHVETALSIVGLADRMKHYPRQLSGGQEQRVAIARAIVSDPTLILADEPTGDLDRQSAEEIMVLLSRLNKEFNKTILMVTHDPAAAEKAGVIRNLDKGELLA, from the coding sequence ATGAGTGACTCCGTTGTAGAGGTAAAGAAAGTAAGTAAATCGTACTTTAGAGATGATATGGAAATCCCGGTATTGCACGAGATCGATCTGAGTGTGGAGACCGGCTGGTTCCTGGCTCTGATGGGTCCGTCCGGTTCCGGAAAAACCACCCTGCTCAATCTGATTGCCGGCATTGACCAGCCGACGGCCGGGACATTGAAAGTAGCCGGGGAGGACATCGGCATCCTCAACGACGGGAAACTGGCCAAATGGCGGTCGCAACATATCGGTTTCGTGTTTCAGTTTTACAATCTGATGCCTGTTCTGACCGCTTTTGAAAACGTGGAACTGCCGCTTCTGTTGACCAGCCTGTCCAAGAAGGAACGACGCCACCATGTCGAAACGGCTCTGTCCATTGTCGGTCTCGCCGATCGCATGAAACACTATCCACGCCAGCTTTCCGGCGGGCAGGAACAGCGGGTGGCGATTGCCAGGGCGATTGTCTCCGATCCAACTTTGATATTGGCCGATGAACCGACCGGTGATCTCGATAGACAGTCGGCCGAAGAGATCATGGTTTTGCTTAGCCGCCTGAACAAAGAGTTTAACAAGACTATCCTGATGGTAACCCACGATCCGGCCGCGGCCGAAAAAGCAGGCGTTATCCGCAACCTCGACAAAGGGGAACTGCTGGCGTGA
- the groES gene encoding co-chaperone GroES — MHVKPLADRVVVRALEAEETKKGGIIIPDTAKEKPMEGEIIEVGTGRKTDEGTVVAPEVKKGDRILYGKYSGTEVSIDGEEYLIMRESDIFAIIQNS; from the coding sequence ATGCACGTAAAACCATTAGCTGATCGCGTAGTCGTAAGAGCGCTCGAAGCTGAAGAAACCAAAAAGGGCGGGATCATTATCCCCGATACCGCCAAAGAAAAGCCGATGGAAGGCGAAATCATCGAAGTCGGCACCGGTCGCAAGACCGACGAAGGCACAGTCGTTGCCCCCGAAGTCAAAAAGGGTGACCGCATCCTGTACGGCAAATACAGCGGCACCGAAGTTTCAATCGACGGCGAAGAGTATCTCATCATGCGTGAGTCCGATATTTTCGCCATCATCCAGAACAGCTAA